TAGCACGTTTGGCGGCATCCAACGCACTTTTACGCATGGAAGCGTTGTCGATGTTGGTACCTCTACCTATTTCTGTAAATATTACATTCCCTTTCGGGTCTACTGTAATGTTGATCACGATCTTTCCTTCTTCCTGGATCGTGTAAGCGGGGCGGGGCAAGCCTCCGGCTCCGATAGAACGACCGTTCAGGTTGAATGAACCGTATCCGCCTACGCCTTCGTTGGCTCCGTGGTCGGAGTTGCCGAACGGACTTCCCTGGTTACCTGTACCGCTTTCTGCATCGCCCTGGCTGTTTCCTTCAGCACCGCCGATACCGAATGCTCCGGCAACACGGTTGCTGATGGCCTGCTCTTTCTTGCGACGTTCTTCTTCCAGGCGTTTCTTTTCGGCCTCTTCCCGTTTGCGGCGATCCTCTTCCTCTTTCCGTTTACGCTCTTCTTCCTTCTTGCGTTGCTCTTCTTTCTTTTTAGCATCTGCTATGGCAACACTCTCTTCGATGTCCTGCGTGATCACTTCCTCTTTCGGTGTTTCTACCGGCGGAGTGGGTGGCGGTGGAGGAGTGGTCGTCTCCTGGGGCAGTTCCTGTCCGGTGTATTTAGGTTCGAAGGTACCGGCGGCGGAGTTTACATTCCCGAAGTTGACAAGGACACCCCCGTCTTCTTCCGGAATTTCCGTACGTAGTACCGTGAACAACAGGATCAGGAAGATCGCCAGGTGAAATGCGACCGAACCGGTTATACTGTATATGTCATCTTTGTTGAATTTCATATCTGTTATTTCTGCGCACGGGTGGCAAGCACCATCTTGAATTTGTTTTCGTTCGCTATGTTCAGGATCTTTACGATTTCTTTATAAGGAACTGTCTCGTCTGCATAAAGGGCGACGAACATTTCGGGCTCTTTTGCGTAACTGTCTTGCAGGAACGGGGTGATCTCGTCGAACGTGACCTGCGTTTCCCGCTGGTTACCGAATGCTACGTAGTAATTCAGGTTGGCATCGATGGTAACCCGCGTGAGCGGTTTGGCTGCCGTCTGCTTCTTCGCCTGCGGCAATGTTACCTTGATGGCATTCGGAATGACTACCGTAGAGGTGACCATAAAGAAGATCAGCAGCAGGAATATGACGTCGGTCATGGAGGCCATGCTGAAGGCTTCGTTTACTTTTGTTCTTCGTTTTAGTGCCATTTTGTAATTGATAATTGAAAATTGAAAGTTGAAAATTAGGTGTATGGATAATTTTCAATTTTCAATTTTCCATTTTTAATTAATTAGCCGGTTCGTTCAATAAATCCATAAATTCCATGGTGCGGGCTTCCATCTTGTTCACTACGTTATCGACCTGTGAAACCAGGTAGTTGTAAGCAAACAGGGTGATGATACCGACTACCAGACCGCCGACGGTGGTTACAAGTGCTTCGTAAATACCTCCGGACAATAAGGATACGTCAACGTTCGTTCCGGCATTCGCCATATCGAAGAAGGCGCGTACCATACCGGTTACCGTTCCGAGGAAACCCAACATAGGAGCTCCGGCAGCTGTCGTAGCGATCAGCGGAAAGCCTTTTTCGAGTTTCGCAATTTCCAGGTTACCCACGTTTTCGATGGCAACGAGTACATCGTTCATCGGGCGTCCCAGACGGGTGATACCCTTTTCGATCATACGGGCGGAAGGGGTGTTGGTGCTACGGCACAGGTTCAGCGCCGAGTCCACTTTCCCTTCGTGGATATAGTCTTTGATACGGTTCATGAAATTCTGATCTTCTTTACCCGCACGGCGGATAACTAATAAACGCTGGATGAAGATGTAGCCTGCCATTAGTGATAACAGCAATAGTACAACCATGATCCACCCTCCTTTGAATGCAAGGTCTATTACATTGATCTCTGCTTCAGTGGGGACTGTTACTGCCGTCAGATCCGGCATCTGCTCTGCTGTCTGTGCCCCTACTGCCTGTAGGGAAAGTAAAATACTCATAGATTTGTATACTTATTCGTTAATATTAGTTCGTTCTTATTGTTGCAAGCATGCTTTATATAATGAAATGGTCTCCTGCAATCCGTGATACAACGCGTCGCAGATCAGGGCATGACCGATGGAAACCTCTTCCAGCCAGGGTATGTTCTGACTGAACCACGCCAGGTTTTCCAGGCTCAGGTCGTGGCCCGCATTGACTCCCATTCCCAGATTCTTTGCCAGTTGTGCGGCAGCAACGAAAGGAGCGATGGCTTCTTCCTTGTTTACCGGGTAATTGGTCGCATAAGGCTCTGTGTACAGTTCGATGCGGTCGGTACCTGTTTTTGCCGCCAGTTCGATGTTGGCCAGGTCGGTTCCAACGAA
This is a stretch of genomic DNA from Parabacteroides chongii. It encodes these proteins:
- a CDS encoding energy transducer TonB family protein, producing MKFNKDDIYSITGSVAFHLAIFLILLFTVLRTEIPEEDGGVLVNFGNVNSAAGTFEPKYTGQELPQETTTPPPPPTPPVETPKEEVITQDIEESVAIADAKKKEEQRKKEEERKRKEEEDRRKREEAEKKRLEEERRKKEQAISNRVAGAFGIGGAEGNSQGDAESGTGNQGSPFGNSDHGANEGVGGYGSFNLNGRSIGAGGLPRPAYTIQEEGKIVINITVDPKGNVIFTEIGRGTNIDNASMRKSALDAAKRAKFNSINGANNQSGTITYVYKLK
- a CDS encoding MotA/TolQ/ExbB proton channel family protein; this translates as MSILLSLQAVGAQTAEQMPDLTAVTVPTEAEINVIDLAFKGGWIMVVLLLLSLMAGYIFIQRLLVIRRAGKEDQNFMNRIKDYIHEGKVDSALNLCRSTNTPSARMIEKGITRLGRPMNDVLVAIENVGNLEIAKLEKGFPLIATTAAGAPMLGFLGTVTGMVRAFFDMANAGTNVDVSLLSGGIYEALVTTVGGLVVGIITLFAYNYLVSQVDNVVNKMEARTMEFMDLLNEPAN
- a CDS encoding ExbD/TolR family protein, which gives rise to MALKRRTKVNEAFSMASMTDVIFLLLIFFMVTSTVVIPNAIKVTLPQAKKQTAAKPLTRVTIDANLNYYVAFGNQRETQVTFDEITPFLQDSYAKEPEMFVALYADETVPYKEIVKILNIANENKFKMVLATRAQK